A genomic stretch from uncultured Pseudodesulfovibrio sp. includes:
- a CDS encoding cytochrome c3 family protein, whose protein sequence is MKKSLIISLMVVALVCVFALPAVIAGNAAPDQITMTAPEGVKATKTAVDFPHKKHVDGGLDCMVCHHKSESKDAIQSCAVEGCHVDASKAAKKDPKGFYQAFHSKASKASCLGCHKAEKAAGKAVPVGCKDCHPKK, encoded by the coding sequence ATGAAGAAATCTCTGATCATCAGCCTCATGGTTGTCGCTCTGGTGTGTGTATTTGCGCTGCCTGCCGTTATCGCTGGCAATGCTGCACCTGACCAGATCACCATGACGGCTCCCGAGGGCGTAAAGGCAACTAAAACAGCTGTCGACTTCCCTCACAAAAAACACGTTGATGGTGGCCTGGACTGTATGGTCTGTCACCACAAGTCCGAGTCCAAGGACGCTATCCAGAGCTGTGCTGTTGAAGGCTGTCACGTTGACGCCAGCAAGGCCGCCAAGAAGGACCCCAAGGGCTTCTACCAGGCTTTCCACAGCAAGGCTTCCAAGGCTTCCTGCCTCGGCTGCCACAAGGCTGAGAAGGCCGCTGGCAAGGCAGTGCCTGTTGGTTGTAAGGACTGCCACCCCAAGAAGTAA
- the cobJ gene encoding precorrin-3B C(17)-methyltransferase, with the protein MIKAVSLGPGDASLLTPAARRAIEEADVVAGYKGYIELTPPELLEGKEVVSTGMMGEVERVKAAVECARSGKKTVMVCSGDAGIYAMAGLIMEVLEAEGLLNTIPFEVIPGVAAFNAASALLGAPLMHDFASISLSDLLTPWERIEKRLAAAADADFVIAIYNPRSRKRHDHLQKALEIIAEFRSQDTPVGVVGKAYRQGQSVKVVTLGSVDVEAVDMQTVLIVGNSATRIAGGRLLTPRGYHQKYNI; encoded by the coding sequence GTGATTAAGGCTGTCAGCCTTGGACCAGGCGATGCAAGTCTGCTGACGCCTGCGGCCCGAAGGGCAATTGAAGAAGCGGATGTTGTGGCAGGGTACAAGGGATATATCGAATTGACACCGCCTGAACTGCTTGAAGGCAAGGAAGTCGTGTCCACAGGCATGATGGGTGAGGTGGAACGCGTCAAGGCAGCCGTCGAGTGCGCCCGTTCCGGCAAAAAGACCGTCATGGTGTGCAGTGGTGATGCCGGTATCTACGCCATGGCCGGGTTGATCATGGAAGTCCTTGAAGCCGAGGGGCTGCTCAATACAATTCCTTTCGAGGTCATACCCGGAGTTGCCGCTTTCAATGCGGCTTCGGCTTTGCTCGGCGCACCGCTCATGCATGACTTTGCCTCCATCAGTCTGAGTGACCTGCTCACTCCATGGGAGCGTATCGAGAAACGGCTGGCTGCTGCGGCCGATGCGGATTTTGTTATCGCGATTTATAACCCCCGTTCTCGAAAACGGCATGACCATTTGCAAAAAGCTCTTGAAATCATAGCTGAATTCCGCAGTCAGGATACTCCTGTGGGGGTTGTTGGCAAGGCATATAGACAGGGGCAGTCCGTCAAGGTCGTGACTTTGGGCAGTGTGGACGTGGAAGCCGTAGACATGCAGACAGTCCTTATCGTCGGGAACTCCGCAACGCGGATAGCGGGAGGACGATTGCTCACTCCACGCGGCTATCATCAAAAATACAACATCTGA
- a CDS encoding TraR/DksA C4-type zinc finger protein → MNDAQRQEFKEYAQAEIESLKTEIPRLKELLKPVAPDNAIGRISRMDNIVNQSVAEAQLSKSKVRLVRLKESLKRVDEDEDFGLCIECDEPIPMARLKAMPETELCVDCAE, encoded by the coding sequence ATGAACGATGCCCAGAGACAGGAATTCAAGGAATATGCTCAGGCAGAGATCGAGTCCCTGAAAACGGAAATTCCCCGGCTCAAGGAACTGCTCAAACCTGTGGCCCCGGACAATGCCATTGGTCGCATCTCGCGTATGGACAACATCGTCAATCAGTCCGTGGCCGAGGCGCAGCTTTCAAAAAGCAAGGTTCGGCTGGTTCGTTTGAAGGAATCTCTGAAACGGGTTGATGAGGACGAGGACTTCGGCCTGTGTATCGAATGCGACGAGCCTATCCCTATGGCGCGGCTTAAAGCCATGCCCGAGACCGAGCTCTGCGTGGACTGCGCGGAGTAG
- a CDS encoding phosphotransferase: MIKKLTLWGLVPGRPRPDMALPGSPQRCLDRALMEDDTGRVWMLEQLRPGQFERRERIGHALSSLENTGFPVPAYIPDLNGRFVAEHDNSHFQLSPFIPGTPLLQPEFIEDSERGRNLGDILVTLHNADPAIQEFDIDPPFILESYVNNLMATLAPRNPNIHEALLPVLNSLTPLFEAWNELPMVLSHGDFHPLNIIWREQSVAAVIDWEFIGVRPALFDVANCLGCIGIEDPLALVRGLTPALLTTLNEVGCLEKTNFVLLPELILGMRFAWMSEWLRRHDTEMIDLEIRYMRLLANSIDTLLPAWQQFLEQP, from the coding sequence GTGATTAAAAAACTCACCTTGTGGGGACTGGTTCCAGGCCGTCCCCGCCCTGACATGGCATTGCCCGGCAGTCCCCAGCGATGTCTGGACCGTGCCTTGATGGAAGACGACACAGGCCGGGTGTGGATGCTGGAACAGCTCCGCCCCGGCCAGTTTGAACGCCGGGAACGCATCGGCCATGCCTTGTCGTCTCTCGAAAACACGGGGTTTCCAGTCCCTGCCTATATTCCTGATCTCAATGGACGGTTCGTTGCTGAACACGACAATTCCCACTTTCAGCTTTCCCCTTTTATTCCCGGTACACCGCTCCTACAACCGGAATTCATCGAGGACAGCGAAAGGGGGCGCAACCTCGGAGACATCCTCGTTACGTTGCATAATGCAGATCCCGCCATTCAGGAGTTCGACATAGATCCTCCCTTTATTCTGGAAAGCTACGTCAACAACCTCATGGCAACATTGGCCCCGCGCAATCCAAATATTCACGAAGCCCTGCTACCGGTTCTTAACTCACTTACCCCTCTTTTCGAAGCATGGAACGAACTGCCCATGGTCTTATCTCACGGGGATTTTCACCCCCTCAACATCATTTGGCGCGAACAATCCGTTGCCGCGGTCATTGATTGGGAGTTCATCGGTGTGCGCCCCGCCCTGTTTGATGTAGCCAACTGTCTCGGCTGTATCGGCATTGAAGACCCGTTGGCCCTTGTGCGTGGTCTGACCCCGGCCCTGCTCACAACACTCAACGAAGTCGGCTGTCTTGAAAAAACGAATTTCGTACTCCTGCCGGAACTCATTCTTGGTATGCGCTTCGCATGGATGTCGGAATGGCTCAGGCGCCATGACACTGAAATGATCGATCTTGAAATCAGATACATGCGACTGCTCGCCAATTCCATAGACACCCTGCTTCCCGCCTGGCAGCAATTCTTGGAGCAGCCATGA
- a CDS encoding cobalt-precorrin 5A hydrolase yields MSAKKIAYYALTSKGHAIVSRLAAKLGGTVYASRRLEAEGAAPFDSLSELISATFNTFDAHVFVAAAGIAVRCIAPHLQSKETDPAVVCLDQEGQYAISLLAGHLGGANELATQCARVLGGQPVITTATDSAGVLSIDMLAQSRGLVIADIDRVKYVNMALLEGLRVQLYDPEDWLGLAWDMSFEGVGRVEDWNASHPGIWVTWHDDCPQGALCLHPRMLHLGVGCRLGVSKEEILDHVHAVFKAKGLALKSIASLGSVEAKRHEAGLLEAAYTFGVDPVFYSTKQLASIDVPTPSDMVLAHMNVPSVAEASALLAAHGGKLLVTKEKTSTVTLAVARARCD; encoded by the coding sequence ATGTCTGCAAAGAAAATCGCTTACTACGCCCTGACCAGCAAGGGGCATGCTATTGTCAGCCGTCTGGCTGCCAAGCTGGGCGGGACCGTTTACGCGTCCCGGCGTCTTGAGGCCGAGGGTGCCGCTCCGTTCGATTCACTGTCTGAATTGATATCGGCCACCTTCAATACATTTGATGCCCATGTGTTTGTTGCAGCCGCAGGTATTGCGGTTCGCTGCATCGCGCCACACCTGCAAAGCAAGGAAACCGATCCCGCCGTGGTCTGTCTTGACCAGGAAGGACAGTACGCCATCAGCCTGCTGGCCGGACATCTCGGGGGAGCCAACGAATTGGCAACCCAGTGTGCACGTGTTCTGGGCGGTCAGCCAGTCATTACCACGGCCACAGATTCTGCCGGAGTCTTGTCCATTGATATGCTCGCCCAATCGCGGGGGTTGGTCATTGCCGACATTGACCGTGTCAAATATGTCAACATGGCACTCCTGGAAGGACTGCGGGTGCAGCTGTACGATCCTGAGGATTGGCTGGGGCTGGCCTGGGATATGAGTTTTGAAGGAGTGGGGCGTGTTGAGGACTGGAATGCATCTCATCCGGGTATATGGGTGACGTGGCATGACGATTGTCCACAGGGAGCCCTGTGCCTGCATCCCCGAATGTTGCATCTCGGGGTCGGCTGTCGTCTTGGTGTTTCCAAAGAGGAAATACTCGATCATGTTCATGCGGTTTTCAAGGCAAAGGGTCTCGCCCTGAAGAGCATCGCTTCTCTTGGGTCGGTCGAAGCCAAGCGGCATGAGGCCGGGCTGCTGGAAGCGGCATACACTTTTGGCGTTGATCCCGTTTTTTATTCCACAAAACAGCTTGCATCCATTGATGTGCCGACACCGTCCGATATGGTTCTGGCTCACATGAATGTGCCGTCAGTGGCCGAAGCTTCTGCTCTTTTGGCTGCTCATGGTGGCAAGCTCCTTGTTACCAAGGAAAAGACCAGTACAGTTACGCTGGCTGTCGCGAGGGCTCGTTGTGATTAA
- a CDS encoding YdiU family protein, which translates to MIFDNSYTQLPNHFFQRISPVAVEKPSLIRLNTPLADELGLQLPDNNQQLAELFSGNVLMEGMDPIAQAYAGHQFGHFVHQLGDGRAVLLGEIVTDQGKRCDIQLKGSGQTAFSRNGDGRSPLGPVIREYIVSEAMHALGIPTARALAMVSTGETVYREAPVPGAILTRMAASFIRVGTFEYFAARNDLKALRTLVDYTIKRHYPEVAKEASPVAHFFRAVCNAQAQLLAQWMCVGFIHGVMNTDNTAISGETIDYGPCAFMDNYNPAQVFSSIDHTGRYAYNQQPLIAQWNMGCLGGCLIPFLHKDEQSAKAIGEDILATFTPTFAHHYRTGMCAKIGLASESDHGFAHVKRLLEIMHQDHVDFTESFRLLSNATTDTPPFASLFSSRKLIDQWIADWQALLDQEARTRAEVSQSMRTTNPAYIPRNHRIEEAIRAAEDHGNFTFTHRLIEVLSTPYADQPNHHEYRKPPEPTERVLQTFCGT; encoded by the coding sequence ATGATATTTGACAACAGTTACACGCAACTGCCGAACCATTTCTTTCAACGAATTTCACCTGTTGCCGTAGAAAAGCCCAGCCTCATTCGTCTGAATACCCCTTTGGCAGATGAACTAGGACTCCAACTCCCTGACAATAACCAGCAACTCGCCGAACTCTTTTCCGGCAATGTGCTCATGGAAGGCATGGACCCTATTGCCCAGGCTTACGCTGGTCATCAGTTCGGTCACTTCGTGCACCAGCTCGGCGATGGTCGTGCAGTCCTCTTGGGCGAGATTGTCACGGATCAAGGGAAACGATGTGACATCCAGCTCAAAGGGTCCGGACAAACCGCATTCTCCAGAAATGGCGATGGACGCTCGCCACTTGGACCAGTGATCCGGGAATATATTGTTTCCGAAGCCATGCACGCTCTCGGCATCCCGACAGCCCGAGCACTGGCCATGGTCTCCACTGGGGAAACGGTTTACAGGGAAGCCCCTGTGCCTGGAGCCATTCTGACACGGATGGCAGCCAGTTTCATCCGGGTCGGTACCTTTGAATATTTTGCCGCCAGAAACGACCTGAAGGCACTCAGAACACTGGTAGACTACACCATCAAAAGACATTATCCCGAAGTCGCAAAAGAAGCCTCCCCCGTTGCTCATTTCTTCAGGGCCGTCTGTAACGCACAAGCACAGCTGCTGGCTCAATGGATGTGTGTCGGATTCATTCACGGTGTCATGAACACAGACAATACTGCTATTTCAGGCGAGACTATTGACTATGGGCCATGCGCCTTCATGGACAATTACAACCCAGCGCAGGTATTCAGTTCCATAGATCACACGGGGCGGTATGCCTATAATCAACAGCCGCTCATCGCTCAATGGAATATGGGGTGTCTGGGTGGTTGTCTCATTCCGTTCCTGCACAAAGACGAACAAAGCGCCAAAGCTATAGGCGAAGATATTCTCGCAACCTTCACTCCAACCTTTGCTCACCACTACCGCACCGGCATGTGCGCCAAGATAGGACTGGCCTCGGAAAGCGACCACGGATTCGCCCACGTCAAGCGACTGCTTGAAATCATGCATCAGGACCATGTGGACTTTACAGAATCCTTTCGCCTGTTGAGTAACGCAACCACAGACACACCCCCGTTTGCATCACTGTTCTCTTCCAGAAAGCTCATCGATCAATGGATCGCGGATTGGCAGGCATTACTGGATCAGGAAGCAAGAACCAGGGCAGAAGTCAGCCAATCCATGCGCACGACGAATCCAGCCTATATTCCACGGAATCATCGTATCGAAGAAGCAATCCGTGCAGCGGAAGATCATGGGAATTTCACCTTCACTCACAGGCTCATCGAAGTGCTAAGCACGCCGTACGCCGACCAACCCAACCACCACGAATATCGCAAGCCGCCGGAGCCAACCGAACGTGTTCTGCAAACCTTCTGCGGAACCTGA
- a CDS encoding NAD(P)H-dependent glycerol-3-phosphate dehydrogenase has translation MKIAVLGAGAWGTTLADMLAKNDVNTTLWAREPEVVANIREKKENSTFLPGVTLSEKLHVESDPETAFAGADYFLVTIPSQFIRPALQGFRDILPMNPVIVCASKGIELGSLAPMSRVVAEALEGKRPRYASLSGPSFAAEVSADMPTSVSLGCEDHELGRELQEAFSTPFFRVYFTPDYRGVELGGAVKNVIAIAAGMADGLNFGHDARAALITRGLAELSRLGEAMGGQERTFMGLSGMGDLVLTCTGDLSRNRQVGLQLGQGRKLDDIINDMRAVAEGVKTTKSLYDLSKKLGVELPITEQVYKILYEDKDPAQATRDLMNRDLKDE, from the coding sequence ATGAAAATAGCAGTTCTGGGCGCAGGCGCCTGGGGAACAACCCTGGCCGATATGCTCGCAAAGAACGATGTGAACACCACCTTATGGGCACGAGAGCCAGAAGTGGTCGCCAATATTCGAGAAAAAAAAGAAAATTCCACTTTCCTGCCGGGCGTTACCCTGTCCGAAAAACTGCATGTCGAGTCTGACCCTGAAACCGCCTTTGCCGGGGCCGATTACTTTCTGGTGACCATTCCCAGTCAGTTCATCCGGCCGGCACTCCAAGGTTTTCGGGACATCCTACCGATGAACCCGGTCATCGTCTGTGCCTCGAAGGGCATTGAACTGGGATCACTGGCTCCCATGTCCCGTGTGGTCGCCGAAGCACTGGAAGGCAAACGTCCCCGCTACGCATCGCTGTCCGGCCCGTCCTTTGCCGCAGAAGTCTCCGCCGATATGCCCACCTCTGTATCCCTCGGCTGCGAGGACCACGAACTCGGCCGAGAATTGCAGGAAGCGTTTTCCACCCCGTTTTTCCGGGTCTATTTCACGCCTGACTATCGCGGCGTGGAACTGGGAGGCGCGGTCAAGAACGTCATCGCCATCGCCGCAGGTATGGCCGATGGCCTTAACTTCGGACACGATGCCCGAGCCGCACTCATCACCCGAGGGTTGGCAGAACTGAGCCGTCTGGGTGAAGCCATGGGCGGACAGGAACGGACCTTTATGGGTCTGTCCGGCATGGGTGATCTGGTGTTGACATGCACCGGCGACCTCTCCCGCAACCGGCAGGTAGGCCTGCAACTGGGTCAAGGCCGCAAGCTCGACGACATCATCAACGACATGAGAGCAGTGGCCGAAGGTGTCAAGACCACCAAGTCCCTGTACGACCTTTCCAAGAAACTCGGCGTGGAATTGCCCATTACGGAGCAAGTGTATAAGATCTTGTATGAAGACAAAGATCCGGCACAGGCCACTCGTGACCTGATGAATCGGGATTTGAAAGACGAATAA
- a CDS encoding Lrp/AsnC family transcriptional regulator produces MAIQFTEIEERILALAGKDLPDTEQPFKTIAEAVGVDEQDVINLLADLKARKIIRRFGATLRHQKAGYGHNAMVAWRVPEERSDEVGEICAARPEISHCYIRRTYPEWTYNLYTMIHGERPGHANEVVAELEQVLGIDDNCVLRSLKELKKTSMVYFK; encoded by the coding sequence ATGGCTATACAATTCACTGAAATCGAGGAAAGGATACTCGCTCTGGCAGGCAAGGATCTGCCGGACACCGAGCAGCCGTTCAAGACCATTGCCGAGGCAGTGGGTGTGGACGAGCAGGATGTCATCAATCTTTTGGCTGACCTCAAGGCGCGCAAGATCATTCGCCGCTTCGGGGCCACGCTCAGGCACCAGAAGGCGGGCTACGGCCATAACGCCATGGTGGCCTGGCGCGTGCCGGAAGAACGGAGCGACGAGGTCGGCGAGATATGTGCGGCCCGCCCGGAAATATCCCATTGTTACATCAGGCGCACCTACCCCGAGTGGACGTATAATTTATACACCATGATCCATGGTGAACGGCCCGGTCACGCCAACGAAGTTGTGGCTGAGTTGGAGCAGGTTCTCGGCATCGACGACAACTGCGTCCTGCGGTCACTCAAAGAGCTCAAAAAGACCTCAATGGTCTATTTCAAATAA
- a CDS encoding pyridoxal phosphate-dependent aminotransferase has translation MTLKVSRRRPLVAQSEIRNMTLECARVSGVNLAQGVCDLPVPDMVIKGAEEAMRAGTNTYTRFDGLPRFREAIAAKQKRYTGMDVDPESQVVASAGATGAFYAACLALLNEGDEVIVFEPYYGYHIVTMASLGITPVPIVLNPPNWDFSAEDLERAVTSKTRAMILNTPSNPAGKVFSREELERIADFAESHDIFVFTDEIYEHFVFDGHEHISPATLPGMGRRTITISGLSKVFAITGWRLGYAICDPEWALPIGHFSDLVYVCAPAPLQIGAAKGLEELGPDYYQSVSDDHQMKRDLFCAALQEIGLTPHVPDGAYYTLADVTSVPGRTAKERALYLLEKTGVACVPGSAFYSGPVGETLARFCFAKEMDALEDAMSRLRGLR, from the coding sequence ATGACGTTGAAAGTGAGCAGGCGAAGACCTTTGGTGGCCCAGTCCGAGATACGAAATATGACCCTGGAGTGCGCACGCGTGTCCGGTGTGAATCTGGCGCAGGGCGTATGCGATCTGCCCGTGCCGGATATGGTCATCAAGGGGGCTGAAGAGGCCATGAGAGCGGGAACTAATACCTACACCCGTTTCGACGGGCTGCCGCGGTTCCGTGAGGCCATTGCCGCCAAGCAGAAACGATACACCGGCATGGATGTCGACCCCGAGAGTCAGGTTGTCGCTTCCGCCGGTGCCACTGGAGCTTTCTACGCTGCCTGTCTTGCTCTGTTGAATGAAGGGGACGAGGTCATCGTTTTCGAGCCGTATTATGGCTATCATATCGTAACCATGGCCTCGCTTGGGATAACCCCGGTTCCCATTGTCCTGAACCCGCCGAATTGGGATTTTTCCGCTGAAGATCTGGAAAGGGCTGTTACTTCAAAAACCCGGGCCATGATTCTGAATACGCCGTCCAACCCTGCGGGCAAGGTGTTCTCGCGCGAGGAGTTGGAACGTATTGCCGACTTTGCAGAGTCGCATGATATTTTTGTCTTTACTGATGAAATCTATGAACATTTCGTGTTCGATGGTCATGAACATATCAGTCCGGCAACACTGCCGGGTATGGGGCGCCGGACGATCACCATTTCAGGTCTTTCCAAGGTTTTTGCCATTACCGGCTGGCGGCTCGGGTATGCCATCTGTGACCCTGAGTGGGCACTGCCAATTGGTCATTTCAGTGACCTTGTGTATGTCTGTGCTCCTGCGCCATTGCAGATCGGTGCGGCAAAAGGGTTGGAAGAGTTGGGACCTGATTACTACCAGAGCGTGTCCGACGATCACCAGATGAAGCGGGATCTGTTTTGTGCTGCATTGCAGGAGATAGGTCTGACGCCTCATGTACCGGATGGTGCTTATTATACGCTGGCCGATGTGACCTCTGTGCCGGGAAGGACAGCCAAGGAACGCGCCCTGTATCTGCTGGAAAAGACTGGTGTGGCCTGCGTACCCGGTTCGGCCTTTTATTCCGGTCCTGTCGGCGAGACCCTGGCCCGTTTCTGCTTTGCCAAGGAGATGGACGCCCTTGAGGATGCCATGAGCCGCTTAAGGGGGTTGCGATAA
- a CDS encoding 4Fe-4S binding protein — protein sequence MKYISPLRFRLIVQTIFTLFCIYVGFRFTAFLAWANGSSDIFVPKPGAVEGFLPISALLGFRRFVMTGQWDSVHPAGLSIFIAALLMAFLFRKGFCGYVCPIGFISSILERVGRKMKLAQTPPKWIDIPLTAIKYILLGGFCFAIFSMDARSLDAFISGPYNMVSDAKMLAFFTNPSMLSLIIIGVLAILSVVVRNFWCRYLCPYGALLGLFAWVGPIHVKRNTTTCIDCGKCTARCPAGITVHEKRIVRSPECIGCAKCIGECPVDDCLSFSVLGKNIPWLTVGIGTVVVLLLVWAWAKTTGHWDSQMPSFMLKRIYTMAFGA from the coding sequence ATGAAATACATCTCTCCGCTTCGCTTCCGTCTCATTGTTCAGACCATATTTACGCTGTTTTGCATCTATGTGGGATTCCGCTTCACAGCCTTTCTCGCGTGGGCGAACGGCTCGTCCGATATATTCGTCCCCAAACCCGGCGCCGTGGAAGGATTCCTGCCCATCAGCGCCCTGCTCGGCTTTCGCAGATTCGTCATGACCGGACAGTGGGACTCTGTTCACCCGGCAGGGTTGTCTATCTTCATCGCGGCCCTGCTCATGGCCTTTCTTTTCCGTAAGGGATTCTGCGGTTATGTCTGCCCCATCGGATTTATCTCAAGCATACTTGAGCGCGTCGGTCGCAAAATGAAGCTGGCTCAGACCCCGCCTAAATGGATCGATATCCCGTTGACTGCCATAAAATACATCTTGCTCGGCGGATTCTGTTTCGCGATTTTTTCCATGGACGCCCGCTCTCTGGATGCGTTCATCTCCGGGCCGTACAACATGGTATCCGATGCAAAAATGCTCGCTTTTTTCACCAACCCGTCAATGCTGTCTCTGATTATCATCGGGGTACTCGCCATCCTGAGCGTGGTTGTCCGCAACTTCTGGTGTCGATATCTCTGCCCATACGGCGCGCTTCTGGGTCTCTTCGCATGGGTCGGTCCGATCCACGTCAAACGCAACACCACGACATGCATTGATTGCGGCAAGTGTACGGCACGCTGTCCAGCCGGCATCACCGTGCACGAAAAAAGGATTGTCCGATCGCCTGAATGCATCGGCTGCGCAAAATGTATTGGAGAATGCCCAGTGGACGACTGCCTGTCATTTTCCGTGCTCGGGAAAAATATTCCATGGCTGACCGTAGGCATCGGCACAGTGGTCGTTCTGTTACTCGTATGGGCATGGGCCAAGACCACTGGGCACTGGGACAGCCAAATGCCTTCCTTCATGCTCAAGCGCATCTACACCATGGCATTTGGAGCTTAA
- the hemL gene encoding glutamate-1-semialdehyde 2,1-aminomutase produces MNSKELYAKAQTLMPGGVNSPLRACRYVNAEPVFIENAKGAYLYDVDGRKYIDYVFSWGPQILGHQDPAVSEAAHKAIDHGSSYGAPCFGEVALAEAINTLVPSMEMMRMVSSGTEATMSALRLARGYTGRKKFLKFIGNYHGHADAFLAAAGSAAAVVPGTPGVPEEVTQHTLLAQYNDLDAVKAIFAESGDEIACIIVEPVAGNMGLVKPKDGFLQGLRDICTQYGAVLIFDEVITGFRVARGGAQERFGITPDLTTLGKIIGGGFPVGCFGGKREIMEHMAPVGGVFQAGTLSGNPVAMAAGLATLHRLAECDYAALEARSVAFAEELTSIVAGKGKPVHLVQVGSAFTMYFSDKPVTNMIESSQCDSEAYATYWQQMLAQGVYLAPAGFECAFTSFAHTAEDFEKTLEAARKVEF; encoded by the coding sequence ATGAACTCAAAAGAACTCTACGCCAAGGCCCAGACTCTTATGCCCGGCGGTGTCAATTCGCCCCTGCGCGCGTGCAGGTATGTCAATGCTGAACCTGTCTTCATCGAGAACGCCAAGGGCGCATATCTCTATGATGTGGATGGTCGTAAATACATTGATTACGTTTTTTCCTGGGGGCCGCAGATACTCGGTCATCAGGATCCAGCCGTTTCCGAAGCGGCGCACAAAGCCATTGATCATGGTTCCAGCTACGGCGCACCCTGCTTTGGCGAGGTCGCTCTGGCGGAGGCCATTAACACGCTCGTCCCCTCCATGGAGATGATGCGCATGGTTTCTTCCGGCACCGAGGCCACAATGTCTGCTCTGCGCTTGGCGCGAGGGTACACAGGCCGTAAGAAATTTTTGAAATTCATCGGCAACTACCACGGTCATGCCGACGCATTTCTTGCCGCAGCCGGTTCTGCCGCAGCCGTGGTTCCCGGTACCCCCGGCGTGCCTGAAGAAGTGACGCAACATACCCTGCTCGCCCAGTACAATGATCTGGATGCGGTGAAAGCCATTTTTGCAGAGTCCGGCGACGAAATTGCCTGTATTATCGTTGAACCCGTCGCAGGCAACATGGGACTGGTCAAACCCAAGGACGGTTTCCTTCAGGGCTTGCGCGACATCTGCACGCAGTATGGTGCTGTACTCATTTTTGATGAAGTCATCACAGGTTTCAGAGTGGCTCGTGGCGGGGCGCAGGAACGCTTCGGCATCACCCCGGACCTGACAACGCTCGGGAAGATCATCGGCGGCGGTTTCCCGGTGGGCTGTTTCGGCGGCAAGCGCGAGATCATGGAGCATATGGCCCCGGTGGGCGGCGTGTTCCAGGCTGGCACCCTGTCCGGTAATCCGGTCGCCATGGCCGCTGGTCTGGCAACCCTGCACCGTCTTGCCGAGTGCGATTACGCTGCTCTGGAAGCCCGGAGTGTTGCCTTCGCCGAAGAACTTACATCCATCGTGGCGGGAAAGGGCAAACCCGTGCATCTGGTTCAGGTCGGCTCTGCCTTCACCATGTATTTTTCGGACAAGCCTGTGACCAACATGATCGAATCCAGCCAGTGTGATTCCGAAGCCTATGCGACCTACTGGCAGCAGATGCTTGCGCAGGGCGTGTATCTGGCCCCGGCTGGTTTTGAGTGTGCCTTTACCTCTTTTGCGCATACTGCCGAGGATTTCGAGAAGACGCTTGAGGCGGCCAGAAAGGTCGAATTCTAA